The Microplitis mediator isolate UGA2020A chromosome 10, iyMicMedi2.1, whole genome shotgun sequence genomic sequence GCTGGACTGCATACACGGCTGTCTACTCACATGTTTTATATTGCTAGGAAcataaattactaataattccTACTGTTATAGAGAAACGCCAAGTGACTCGGAGCATGGCTTCCGCGTTTTCTCCTCCAGATGCTGATGTCCCGAGGACGTGACGGATGTCAGGAAGACCGACTGTAAGCAGCGACAATCCTCACAGCCCAGGCTCGTGGTTACGGGCACTTGGGACTTGAGCTCTGACGTCAGTGTGACGTCAATCGCACCCCCATAGATCGGCTACCCCCACCAGCGACGAGTAGTGGGCCTAAAGGACAACGAGGAGAGAAGCAGTTCCGGCACAACCCCCGATACCCTCGTCGCGTAGTGACTCTATTGTATCACCCTCACTCACACTCTAGATAGTGTATTAttgtattcatatatatatatctgttgCCGCTTGCGCAGCAAATTGTAATAGTAGATATcgcataataaaatattaaaacctcATTGAAGTGAATTATATTAACTCGTAGTTTACAATATGTGCAGCGTTCTACACCTTTGTATTATAAGAAAGGAAAAACAGGATAGGAGCGGATTTTGGGTCGtatagattttttacaaaagatttaaaaatctgTAATGATAACTCGAAAATTTCATTCCTACAATCAAAtagcttttttttcaaaataaattaacaattaatttattctattatttttttaattaaaaatttttataaattgattaattttttaacttcccgataagaaaatcgacgattttcaaaaaattcgggaagttattgttttcaccccgattttcgaaaatcgagttttcatcagatgtcgaagctttgaggtcctaggaagctattttgactattttcagagttatgtccgagtgtgtgtgtatgcatgtaaactctttgtaactttttaactaatgaaccaatttagatggttaaggtggcaattgaaagagcttgttggccatcaactttcctgaaaatttcagatcatttgatcaagtagactcgaaaatattggcaaattacgaaaaaaaaaatttcatttttcagttttttagtgatttctcagaaacgacttgaacaatcgacttcaaaatctaactAGCTctagaatttgataaaacgcgccgattgccgccttagccatctcaatcgggtaacttgttcgagagatatcgcgggagaaagaaatggtaagaaGCAGTTATTTGCGAATATTCTGAGACAACtcaaccaaacaatttcaaaatctaatcagctctagaactcaataaaatgcgtcgatttccgcctcaaccatcaaaaacggttaattcgttcgcgagatatcgtgggagaaataaatgataaaaaacagcGGGAGGTTTtaggagatttttttttattaatttacatagATTCTATACAAAAAAGAACTGTCAGATAGGCATTTTCACAATTATTAcattacaaattttgtatcACACATAATATTCCATGTACATTTTCTACACAATTGCTTAATACTTGTAATGTATTGAgccgaaaattattttagctatcaaaaattaaaaataatttttattcataaatcaaAACCAAAATCACACTTCTCACTCAAAGACGAATATCTCATAAGCAATCTGTCACACAGACATTTTGCGTTGTTCTGGAAAACCTAACTTATTTTTGTAGACAAGCTTATtgcaatttgaaataaaaattacaaaaaagagaaaaatttctttcgttGTCACTATTCCTACTTCtctttaattataatgaaagaAACGATCAACATTAATACTACCCAGTCATTATAAACAAAACTTAAAAATGTGGGACAAAATGAACTtccaaaagaaaaataaatttgtaggtAACAAATTGTGTCGGGTGTTCTAAAcatgtaattattatcaaatatttttattctgtagttttggtaaaaatatgatcaacaaaataattcagattatccaaattttcaaaattatattcgTAATACTTGAATTCTTGCGAGGCctgagataaaataaattataaaatgtgttcaggttgttttaaaatgttagtacacgattcataaaaatctatcagtggatttcaaaatatttgcGTTTGGATATAAAATGCATACGCCAATAGTCTCGTGACGCCTTGATGTACTGAGTGAGCCCTTTATTAATCAttgtttatcaaaataaacGTAAAGTTGTCTTTTTGTGTCGAATAATTCTCTGAAAactaaactttttcaaaaatgaaattaactTCAAAGGAAGTCTATAAATAGTATTCTGCTTGAAGCCTAATTACTCTACAGAATTGCATGAAGAAATCATAaactgattatttaaaaaagaaaatagtaatttaaacttttatttcatttcaataattaaaaaaaaaaaaatcaatttttattttaaattaacggttttcttttctttcaatttCATTGCAAATAAGTACATATTAATCTATTTCATATAACAGTCATGAAGATTTCggcaaaaataaattgaagtttaaaaatacaaataaaattaaaagtcgTTATAAATCGATAGATAAATTCTTCAGAAGTTCAACTAAAGATTGTTAGTTTTTCAACAATTGTTGAGCGTTCTTCGATTCAAATTACAAactatttctataatttaaataatcctTCATCGTGTCTTTGTACGGTATTCACAAGTAGAGTCATTACATTGTTGCAGACGACGATGGTCGGTTTTTCTTCTCTTTtcttttagttatttttttatttttttatcctattCTTTTTGTCCACTATCACTACCTCTAGATCTCCACTTCTCATGTTCACTGAGAGCACGCAGGCAGGCCTTTGTCTTCGCTAACTACTTCACAGACCCTTCGCGCTCGTCCAAGCTCGAGATACTCTTCACGATCTCGAAATGAATATCCACGCAGAACTTGAGATTCTTTTTAgtggttttcattttttaatggaaCAATTCAGTCGTAGGTATACGttgatattttcttttatacaatgaaaaaaaaacaatataacgtagaaaaagtttttattttgcatttttattccgtttttcgtaattcaacattttttgaatgaCACTAACAATTATATTGCATCCATTCGTTGAATACAAGATGCATGCAATGATACTTGTTTCACCACAATTCATATtgcagtttaaatttaataattgaaaagcTATATTGCATTCCACTGTATTTCTATTTCAGAATTCTTTATtagtattatatttaattgcattGTGAAATTTCGGTTCTTTACTtatactataaataattttttaatttttttttcatttaggtaaatttattaaattaaaaaaaaagtaatttttaggAACTTCGAACTCGATTTAGTTCTCTCTTCAAAGTCACCGTTGACTCGACGACTGAATATTTGCGTGAAGAAACTCCTTGTTTGTGGAATGGCTGTAGTTCAacgtacatattttttatctcagtGCAATGCAGAGTTTACAATAAGATAGTTAATTTATatcttatttaaattcataaagtaatattttatacatgaTTTAATCTTTaatctattaatatttttttgttttttttttttcgcaattaaTTGATACAAAAAGTATAATGACGTATTGTACTTGGCTCatgttatttgtttattttgatTAGAAATGCCAAGCTTCATGAATGATAAAAGGTGAATTGGTTACCGCATCATAATAATCACGCATTGAAGCTCTTATCAACGTACTGAGACACTACTCAATTTTACAAGTATAAGTCAGTCATACGCAGTTTTCAATATTTAGCGGAATAAATTCGAGTAAACTGCTGATGGGGaaatactgaaaattattcagttaaaatatttttttatatgatttagTAACTACTATAATATTGGtgaagatttaatttaaataataccaTAATAGCTATATGATCAAGATGTTTATAGTTTTCATTGAACTACTATCTGAAATAAAATGTTTGTCACTGAGTAAAACATTGAATAACTGTGACagaagataataaattttttttatatttttgccatACTCTTGTAATTAGAGctaagatttaatttttcagaaatatCAGAAGACGTGGTCGAGTCTCGTGCCAAGTATACATCGAACAATGTGAGAGCGCAAGAATTTTGACAATGGATCTGTACCCGAACCTACTATCAATTTGTTGACATCAGAATTgcattattaaatttgaaaaaatctatTGAATTTCGATTTGAAATGATCTTGGATACATTATCTGAATAACATGGTCGCTTTCGATTAAGACTTGATTCAAATCATTTGGTTACGTAGTTGAAAAGTTATACCCCATAGCAACGCCCCATGCGCCAAATATgtgtatttttcatattttataattatattatttacatttctgctgtatatattgtaaaaggaaacagaaataaaaaatgttgaaaaattcaaaagtgcacacctcaatcactcatttaatttttgatcattatttttattttatagtacTAATtcatgttatatttttataatgaatttttattaagcttttaaattattaactcgatttttttcgtttttcgtttccaatttaatttttttagaaatatccCGCCTGTTTGTCTTAGATGTCGCTCTTTTTTCAATCCTACTTTTACGCTAGTACTGCTGTCAGTAGTTGAtggagagaataaaaaaatattaacttctgtaataataacaatagtaaaaataaaaaaaaggccattcggcagccgaaatggaaggtagattttccaattaatctatataaaaagtttcatacatacatatcttgtgattcatgttagtgtatagtcatgatatgaaattaggcttgATTTCTAAGAgagagggtaaaaaaaagacaacgactatttccgagagagaacttcagatagctgatttgacaaaatattatatagtCAATGTACTATACTAACCTTCAtgtaaacaaagtatatagaaaatttacttaatatggtcataattgtaatcgctattacgaaggcaagaccagttataattataggacgtacaggtacgtTTGAAACAACATAAGTGATAAAGGAAatccttttaaaatataaaatagctgtgaaatttacaggttattttcttcacaataaaatacaactgacgaaattgaattataatgggaaatgcttaagttatgtggaataaGAAACCATATTCCCAACATTTTTAGatctcattaaaaatttcaaggctatcaaattattggaagaaatagtcaaaacataaagcttaaggttataaattaaagattattagacaagctttcagatactttttacggaaattgtctATGAATGTTAGTTTTGAAGTTACATAAACTTTAgcagtgattaaaaactgatttttaagaaacatcatgaaaatttcaaacagccataatttcaaaactattcgaacgattcagggcatctttgaacttgatcaaaGTAATCGcatatagaataagtgtaaaaaatttcattaagatccgataagaactgtggGTGCTATcataatgacaagaccagtgataatcatagggattagaggtacattcgatacatcataaataataaaagaaatacttctaaaatataaaatagcagtgaaatttacaggttattttgtgcacaataaaatacaactgacgaaaccggattataatgggacaatcataagttatgtggattgaaaaccatattttcaacattttttgattccattgaaattttcaaggctatcaaattattggaagaaatggtcaaaatgtaaagtttaaggtcataaattaaagcttatcaGTCaagctttaaattaatttttacagaaatgatctatgagttttagttttaaagttatatggactttaaaagtgatcaaaaactgattttttcgaaaaatcgttaaaatttcaaacagccataacttctaaactaattgaccgattcagcccatcttcgaacttaaccgtggtaattacacataaaataagtgtagaaaatttcattaagatcggataagaattgtagacgCAATCATGACCTCAAAAGtccgttatattacataaatatatatatatatatatatatatatatatatatatatatatatatatatatatatatatatatacatacatatataaattttttaacggatggtatttttgaactctactcaactaattatgatagtttatgacgaaaatccttgaaaaatcgaccatgaggacaaatacaatagttagatttttaaaaaaatctacctaaaaatgcCATCTGGCAGCCAGAATGAAACgtatatttttcgaaaattttcagcacTGCCCTAATATTTCGCTAGCTCGCTTTTAGTTTGAAACGAAGGCAACCCTAGTTCATTTTTGCTAGGGTTGAACCaatttttgaaagtaaatttttcaatctgCGATTTTAATATTGTTAGTATACTTACATCTTTACATATGgagcattccatgccaaatcgaccactttcgACACCGAcccttttcgattttttcaaaatttatgtatctTTCTCTGCACTattggaaataattttcagaacttttcaaatttttttacccaaccaaaaaaaagttacgagttatttaaaaaaaaatagttttttttttgttaaataatcataacttttttgaaaattgacttattgggatgttttttttttttgaaaatttttgttttaaaatgtactttttagaaaaaaaaataaaaataatgattcgGATTCATCttcaacgttttttttttaacttttgtaaaaaaacgAAAGTTTCGGGATGATTGacaattttgattttcgatttttttttaaataaaaaacttcagTATTTTCTGCGAATttcctgaaattttcagagtggcattttttttttctttccatttttctttttaaaatgaggataaaaatttttttcgaaatgtttatttttcgttatacctttctgaaaatttttcagcagatttacacagtaaaaaatattgtgtatctgtgtagaaaacggtttgtgttaaaaattgtagtgtgttaaactaacacaaagtttgtgtcactttattttgtaccataaaaaatgtgttattcactctttattaacacattttgtgtgttactgtGGAATTTTTTGCGCCCTCTTGTGGCGATATTTTAACATAATCTTTGGGTTGAAAAAGAGTTACACGaattttgtttcgaaattTCAACATAAAGGGCATAGCCGGATAAGCATGCCGAATCGGCCCCCACGGAGTTTTCGATCGGCACTCCGGGGATCACTTTGgtaccaaataaaaaaaattcagtcaaCATTTCAGCTCTTAATCCCAAATGGTTTCCgagttatcgaaaaaaaacctatttttcgatttttatttttttttcaatagtaaaattcaaaattaatcaatGGCGATTTTTTCCTAAATACTTACAAGTAAAAGCCATAACAAATCGTTTTTATCATGATCCCCGAGTTAAAAGCCGATTTTTAACAAAggaaataaaactaaaattatttttttgactgcgTTTTTGATAACTTGCAATCACCAAATTTTGTCAGAAGACGTCTTTTACACTCTTCTGTACtcaggaattttttcaattttttcggtTTGGTGCaacattatgaaaaaaattaaaaactgattttttttgataatttagtCTTTAAACAAATCGATATCATTTCAATACTcaagaaatacaaaaataattggcGTTCTAACATAAAATAGACATATAACACCATGTCAATGATactaaaattatgaaatgtgcttaaaaaacaaaataaaataaatcttcaTCACTGTCTTCATTAATCACTACATAGTGCCCtgtattattgaaaattcgaCTTAAAATTTCTGCTggcttaacaatttttgataaGTACCTAGCATGTAATAGATAATGAATTATTGCTGCTACATGTGAACAACAACCAACTGTACGCCTGCCATTCGCACAATCACAGCAATATCGAGAAATCCCATTGATTCCATTTTTGTTAGGATGATACTCAATGAAACGACGATATACTTTTGCATTGATATGTCGAGACTTGACTTGAAATTTGAGAATATTTTCAGCGGTTTTTACGTACTGAAGGCTTAAATTATTGTCTTTATCCATTATTTCAGCCAAGTATGACACTGCTTGTGAAAGCTGATAAGACCCAGTAAACAATatatgcaaatttttttcagtcatCTCCGGAAAATCGTGTAAATCGTCTGACTTGATCGtttcgaaagttatttttcgTCGAGCCCAATGCTCTCTTTCAACATCATTTGCTAGAGTATTatcctgatttttttttaaattcataacaGACAGTACTTGATCTGCAATCTCTTTATCAGAATTGAAGCGTTTCCCAaactcattatttaaaaaacaagcaATCTGGCAGAACAATTGTGCTTTCGGCAGTAACTTATTGTCTACTTTATGATCTAATAAAGtaaacttttgtttaattacGCCATGAACAGATTCTACTACCCAACGAATTTTTGTCACGAATCGAGAATCATTTGACTCACTTGTGGTGAGTTGATTCCGTTTCCCCTTCAGGGCTGGCATCAATACTTTGAATCCAAGATTTTCTAAATGTGTAACAACGTCACGAAAACCATGGTCAAGCACAAAAATGTATCCTTTCTCAAGAAGTTTGATTAAGCCGTTTGGATCTTCCAGAatagatttcaaaatttctgcATCATTTTTGTTCGCAGTAAATGGTCCCAACATATCGATTACATATCCATTTGTTGTACAAACAGTAAATGGTTTAAACAAAGGAACTTTTTTCTGACCGGAGTATGATTTTCGTTGGTATTCGTTGTTTGTACTTTTCTGGTGACGAATGTAAGTACCATCGCAAATTATCATTAGTTGGTCATTTAGTTCAAATAGTTTTGTAGCTATTTCTGAagaatgatttaaaatattttggcgTGATGATGCATTTATCCCAAAATATTTAGGCAAAATATCTTGTTCGAATGATTTCATTACCGATTGTACATAGTCAGATACTAATTGTTCTCGCTGTAATCCGAGAACTGACGATATTACAGCATTTGAATTGCTAGTTcgtaatttaaatagaaatacAACGATAGCTTGAATTACATCTCGTGTCTCAGAATTACGCATGGATGTCATCATAGTACGTAACTTTGTTAGATTTTCCCAAGTTAAACCTGTTAAGACTTTTAAACGTTCTTCTGGAAAAGAATAGTCACCAATTTTATCCAGAAGTACGGAATTACTACTGACAGATAActgtttcatcaaattttctaaatcGGAGACTTCAAATGTACTTGTGTTTGAACAAATgcgtaaagaaaaaatatcttcCTCATAAAATCGTTTCTTTATGAGATGATGCTTACAGCATCGATTATatcttgaaataaatatttttcgctTTACAAAAACTTGGATGCGAGCTTCAAAAGGTATTACCATCATCTCATTTTTCGACCCACAAACACAACAGTATTTATGAGTGTTTATTACTCTTGGAAACATCATATCTACGTACTGAATTTCGTTCTCAGATTTTTCAGTGACTTCATAAGTTGGATCATTAGTCGATGATAGTGAAGATGTAGTAGTCGTTAATGATAATGAAGAAGATAATTGAGAAATTAATTGTGATGGCATTTCCAGTTCATCAGCATTTTGTGCATTGGATGAAGTTGGTTGAACGATATCGGACAACTGCGATGGCATTGTCGATGATTCTGGTAAAGTATCGCATTCTGAGCTTGTAGATGGTTGAATTTCAGAAATATTTGGTGAAATAGATAATTTACGAGTTAATTCACTATTTATTTCTACTTTCGAACAAGACGAATGTTGAGCTTTGTTTTTCAAAGACAAATAAACACTTGCAAAAGACCGACATTTACGGCATAGCTTATCATTGACTTTGACATTCACTCCTATTATTTTAGACATCCTTTCAGCTTCTTCGTTAGttgaaatagtttttttatatcctGGAACTTTTCGAAGGTAAACATTGCAACGTATGCATTTAGCATTTGACAtgctgtaataaaaaatataataaaattatattgttaAATGGTGTTTTCAGATTaactatgaaaataaattcataatatTGAAGTACTCAAAAGAAAGATAAACCAAATTACAAATACTCACTTGAATATAtgatacaaaattaaaataatgagttaaataaaatgcaAGATATTAGTTTCAGTTCATGTAACTTTTCGAGgttatatagaaaaatatctGTTAGACAGATAATAATTGTTTAAGATCCCACTAGATGGCGCTTATCGTTAAAACTTCGGTCAAGTTTTATTATCTAACGTTGTCAGGTAGATTGAATTTTACTAATactattgtttatatttagttcaaaattttctcatgaaaaatattataaaaaattgattttattgtgCTTTTTAAgcacattttataattttagtatcATTGACATGGTGTTATATGTCTATTTTATGTTAGAACgccaattatttttgtatttcttgAGTATTAAAATGATATCGATTTGTTTAAAGactaaattatcaaaaaaaatcagtttttaatttttttcataatgttGCACCAAaccgaaaaaattgaaaaaattccttaGTACAGAAGAGTGTAAAAGACGTCTTCTGACGAAATTTGGTGCTTGCAAGTTGTCAAAAACGcagtcaaaaaaatgattttagttTTCTTTCCTTTGTTAAAAATCGGCTATTAACTCGAGGATCATGATAAAAACGTTTTGTTATGGCTTTTACTTGTaagtatttagaaaaaaatcgccattgattaattttgaattttactattgaaaaaaaataaaaatcgaaaaataggttttttttcgataactcAGAAACCATTTGGGATTAAGAGCTGAAATtttgactgaattttttttatttggtacCAAAGTGATCCCCGAAGTGCCGATCGAAAACTCCGTGGGGGCCGATTCGGCATGCTTATCCGGCTATGCCCTTTcgtgtcaaccgtttttaacacacaaacagtgttgattttacacaatattctTTACTGAGgacaaaacttcaaaatccgagtaaaaaaaataaaaaaaataattaaaagtgacAATCATCGACaagatttgattatttttttgataaagttagatcggaaattaaaaaaagcattgaattattttttcgtgaatattcATCGAATTTAggatatgtaaaatattttattcttctcatgcgcgctattcacgttttatcaTGCCTAAAATGCGAACCCTAAATAGCCGTTTACCGACTGGTGAAGAATTACTTGTCAAAACGCAAGAAAGATGTCTACTATCCCGGCCATTGTgacgtaatgaaaataaacgtaaCTATCTTTCGAGCTCTTACTAAATATTGGGTAATTACAATTCCCTGTTGTTACCCATTGAGTAGCCGAGATTGTGATGCCGAATGTTTTTTTCACCATGTCATTAAACAGCTATTGAGACTTCGCTTCTTAGGCGAttaataaaacgtgaatagcgcatataagttgaataaaattatgggCGCAACATGTAGGGTAAGTCATAATCCGTCACCCGCGATGTGTTTAGCACTGACACATTATGAATCACTTACCCTACTAGTTACGCCAATAACAATAAacgtgtaataaaataaaatcacattCCATTCAAGTCTACTGTTTATTAGAGTGGCGAAAAAAAaccctcttttttttttttatcgatctcgcatgaaaatttgttggattacgatgttttgagaagcctctccaaaaatcagctcgataaaaaattttcaagaggtcgctcacgaattttgaaaatatcaaaaataatcaaaattcagatttttatttctaaatttttttctttctcgtggcagcaataatttatatttgtaaaatcatgactatgctgaaaatttcagcccaaaatttaaatatttgaacggcgctcaagaattttgaatattaactgataatatgtaactaatagtttgaattagtttttatatttttttataactcaattattgtcatttcacttaaatataacttttgcataatcaaaaatatacaagacagtcttaaacaataaaatttggtaagttttgaataagcgaacactgagagaaaaaatcgGTTTTCTGAACTAAGGAATCGTAGTTCACAGACGACTCAGCTATTGAAGTCAGTTTCAGTAACTAATACGCCACAGTAAAGTGCTCTACGACTACATAGTCGTTCTTACTATTTTTAGTTACATATACTAAGATAGCAATAATGAACATAACTAGTTTAGggaaagtttttattactatcagtttaaagttaacataactttaatttatattgtagtAAGCAATTTATTCTTAGTCTAATAAACATTAAGATTAT encodes the following:
- the LOC130676336 gene encoding uncharacterized protein LOC130676336 codes for the protein MSNAKCIRCNVYLRKVPGYKKTISTNEEAERMSKIIGVNVKVNDKLCRKCRSFASVYLSLKNKAQHSSCSKVEINSELTRKLSISPNISEIQPSTSSECDTLPESSTMPSQLSDIVQPTSSNAQNADELEMPSQLISQLSSSLSLTTTTSSLSSTNDPTYEVTEKSENEIQYVDMMFPRVINTHKYCCVCGSKNEMMVIPFEARIQVFVKRKIFISRYNRCCKHHLIKKRFYEEDIFSLRICSNTSTFEVSDLENLMKQLSVSSNSVLLDKIGDYSFPEERLKVLTGLTWENLTKLRTMMTSMRNSETRDVIQAIVVFLFKLRTSNSNAVISSVLGLQREQLVSDYVQSVMKSFEQDILPKYFGINASSRQNILNHSSEIATKLFELNDQLMIICDGTYIRHQKSTNNEYQRKSYSGQKKVPLFKPFTVCTTNGYVIDMLGPFTANKNDAEILKSILEDPNGLIKLLEKGYIFVLDHGFRDVVTHLENLGFKVLMPALKGKRNQLTTSESNDSRFVTKIRWVVESVHGVIKQKFTLLDHKVDNKLLPKAQLFCQIACFLNNEFGKRFNSDKEIADQVLSVMNLKKNQDNTLANDVEREHWARRKITFETIKSDDLHDFPEMTEKNLHILFTGSYQLSQAVSYLAEIMDKDNNLSLQYVKTAENILKFQVKSRHINAKVYRRFIEYHPNKNGINGISRYCCDCANGRRTVGCCSHVAAIIHYLLHARYLSKIVKPAEILSRIFNNTGHYVVINEDSDEDLFYFVF